A portion of the Pseudoalteromonas luteoviolacea genome contains these proteins:
- the rne gene encoding ribonuclease E produces MKRMLINATQQEEMRVALVDGQRLYDLDIESPGHEQKKANIYKGKITRIEPSLEAAFVDYGAERHGFLPLKEIAKTYFPDGYTFNGRPNIKDVIKEGQEVIVQVDKEERGQKGAALTTFISVAGSYLVLMPNNPRAGGISRRIEGDERIELKEALSRLKLPKGMGLIVRTAGVGKSFEELEYDLKALLVHWQAIQEAADSRKAPFLIHQESNVIFRAIRDYLRRDIGEILIDKQKVFDEARAHIERFRPDFINRVKLYKNDVPLFTHYQIESQIESAFQREVRLPSGGSIVIDPTEALTSIDINSSKATKGGDIEETALNTNLEAADEIARQLRLRDLGGLIVIDFIDMTPPRHQREVENRLKEAVRADRARVQIGKISRFGLLEMSRQRLRPSLGEASQHTCPRCSGQGTIRSNESIALSILRLIEEEAIKENTAQVNAQVPVKVGSFLLNEKRRAVQRIEKRHNCHVVIIPNQHLETPHYEVIRLRKDDVPELASYEQVAEPEADVVEVQMTQVTPKEEPVLKGVVMPSAPAPASQPEVEKAPKPAADKKAEQAPSLLTRVSNWLKGLFSAEEEQPKEDEKKQQPKRRGKQDNRRRNQRRKGRGRSDAQKEINTNDNQGKGEDKDRSDNQERSENRNKRRRQNNRKRVDSDKQQNVSNENQKQDTQQEQKEKPVKQRRQRRNLRKKVRVENQVEATQEAVATEDPQVPVETVRIEKSVKPVEEAPVVEEVKHAATETSDKAEAPVQSTISDEQHEQAEIVATVAEHAEEADPDKREAKTRSRRSPRHLRAAGQRRKRGESANRQSAPAFVPVADQAAAEFEAQQRSSETKTIEQAPLAGQVPVIESAPLTEQTPITEPAPVAEPVPVAEPAPVAEPAPVAEAASVVEPAPVVEPAPVVEPAPIAEPASVAEPASVAEPAPVAETAPVAEPAPVAEAAPVAEAAPVAEAAPVAEAAPVAEAAPVAEAAPVAEAAPVAEAAPVAEAAPVAEAAPVAEPAPVAEPAPVAESEPVACSRTRYNCTSASPMTKARSTDTLVNVAAPKAMPNELRAVIKPSGLGAGSKSPTARASAQMASPQAVE; encoded by the coding sequence ATGAAACGCATGCTAATCAATGCGACGCAGCAAGAAGAAATGCGCGTTGCACTGGTTGATGGCCAACGTCTATACGATTTAGATATAGAGAGCCCTGGTCACGAACAAAAGAAAGCCAATATTTATAAAGGCAAAATAACCCGTATTGAACCCTCACTTGAAGCTGCTTTTGTCGATTATGGCGCAGAGCGTCACGGCTTCCTTCCCCTCAAAGAAATCGCTAAAACATACTTCCCTGACGGCTATACGTTTAACGGTCGCCCAAATATCAAAGATGTGATCAAAGAAGGTCAGGAAGTTATTGTTCAAGTCGACAAAGAAGAGCGTGGACAAAAAGGGGCAGCATTAACAACCTTCATTAGCGTTGCTGGTAGTTATTTAGTACTAATGCCTAATAACCCGAGAGCCGGTGGTATTTCACGCCGTATCGAAGGTGACGAGCGCATTGAGCTTAAAGAAGCGTTAAGCCGCCTTAAATTACCAAAGGGTATGGGACTTATCGTGCGCACCGCTGGCGTAGGCAAGTCATTTGAGGAACTTGAATACGACTTAAAAGCACTGCTTGTACATTGGCAAGCTATTCAAGAGGCCGCAGACAGTCGCAAAGCTCCTTTTTTAATCCACCAAGAAAGTAACGTTATTTTCAGAGCGATTCGCGATTACCTTCGCCGTGATATTGGTGAAATCTTAATTGATAAGCAAAAGGTATTCGATGAAGCGAGAGCGCATATCGAGCGTTTTAGACCTGACTTCATAAATCGTGTGAAACTGTACAAAAATGATGTGCCTCTTTTCACGCACTACCAAATTGAAAGTCAAATTGAGTCTGCGTTCCAACGCGAAGTACGCCTGCCTTCTGGTGGCTCGATTGTCATAGACCCGACTGAAGCGCTAACTTCTATAGATATCAACTCATCTAAGGCGACAAAAGGCGGTGATATCGAAGAAACGGCTCTGAATACAAACTTAGAAGCCGCAGATGAAATTGCCAGACAGTTAAGACTTCGAGATCTTGGTGGACTTATTGTCATTGATTTCATCGATATGACACCTCCACGGCACCAGCGTGAAGTTGAAAATCGCTTAAAAGAAGCAGTTAGAGCAGACAGAGCACGAGTCCAAATCGGTAAGATTTCACGATTTGGTTTATTAGAAATGTCTCGCCAACGCTTGCGTCCATCTCTTGGCGAAGCGAGCCAGCATACATGTCCACGTTGTAGTGGCCAAGGCACGATCCGCTCGAACGAGTCCATCGCACTATCAATTTTAAGATTAATTGAAGAAGAAGCGATTAAAGAGAATACTGCGCAGGTAAATGCTCAAGTCCCTGTAAAAGTTGGCTCGTTCTTACTTAATGAAAAGCGTCGTGCGGTGCAGCGTATTGAGAAAAGACATAACTGTCACGTTGTAATCATTCCAAATCAACACTTAGAAACGCCTCACTACGAAGTCATTCGCTTACGTAAAGATGATGTGCCTGAACTTGCTAGCTATGAGCAAGTAGCAGAGCCTGAAGCTGATGTTGTAGAAGTGCAAATGACGCAGGTAACGCCTAAAGAAGAGCCTGTATTAAAGGGTGTGGTAATGCCTTCAGCGCCAGCTCCTGCATCTCAGCCAGAAGTAGAGAAAGCACCAAAGCCAGCGGCTGATAAAAAGGCTGAGCAAGCACCTAGTTTACTAACGCGAGTAAGTAATTGGTTAAAAGGCTTATTCTCTGCTGAAGAGGAGCAACCTAAAGAAGATGAGAAGAAGCAGCAACCGAAGCGTCGTGGTAAACAAGATAACCGTCGTCGCAATCAAAGACGTAAAGGTCGTGGACGTAGTGATGCTCAAAAAGAGATAAATACTAACGACAACCAAGGAAAAGGCGAAGACAAAGATCGTTCAGATAACCAAGAACGTTCTGAAAATCGTAACAAGCGACGCCGTCAGAACAACCGCAAGCGTGTAGATTCTGATAAGCAGCAGAATGTTAGCAATGAGAATCAAAAACAAGATACTCAGCAGGAACAAAAGGAAAAGCCTGTTAAGCAACGTCGCCAACGTCGTAACTTGCGTAAGAAAGTACGTGTCGAAAATCAAGTTGAAGCGACTCAAGAAGCCGTTGCAACAGAAGACCCTCAAGTACCTGTCGAGACTGTACGCATCGAAAAATCAGTTAAACCTGTTGAAGAAGCACCAGTCGTTGAAGAAGTGAAGCATGCCGCTACGGAAACGTCGGACAAAGCTGAAGCTCCTGTTCAATCAACTATCAGTGATGAACAGCATGAGCAAGCAGAGATTGTCGCAACTGTCGCTGAGCATGCTGAAGAGGCAGATCCAGATAAGCGTGAGGCAAAAACTCGTTCAAGACGTTCTCCTCGTCACCTAAGAGCGGCTGGACAAAGACGTAAACGCGGTGAATCAGCAAATCGTCAATCTGCCCCTGCTTTTGTGCCAGTTGCAGATCAAGCAGCGGCTGAATTTGAAGCACAGCAGCGCTCTAGTGAGACTAAAACGATTGAACAAGCACCTCTAGCAGGTCAAGTTCCCGTGATTGAGTCAGCCCCGTTGACCGAGCAAACACCTATTACAGAACCTGCACCTGTCGCAGAACCTGTACCTGTCGCAGAGCCTGCACCTGTCGCAGAACCTGCACCTGTCGCAGAGGCTGCATCTGTCGTAGAACCTGCACCTGTCGTAGAACCTGCACCTGTCGTAGAACCTGCACCTATCGCAGAGCCTGCATCTGTCGCAGAGCCTGCATCTGTCGCAGAACCTGCACCTGTGGCAGAGACTGCACCTGTCGCAGAGCCTGCACCTGTCGCAGAGGCTGCACCTGTCGCAGAGGCTGCACCTGTGGCAGAGGCTGCACCTGTCGCAGAGGCTGCACCTGTCGCAGAGGCTGCACCTGTCGCAGAGGCTGCACCTGTCGCAGAGGCTGCACCTGTCGCAGAGGCTGCACCTGTCGCAGAGGCTGCACCTGTGGCAGAGGCTGCACCTGTCGCAGAGCCTGCACCTGTCGCAGAGCCTGCACCTGTCGCAGAATCTGAACCTGTTGCATGTAGTCGTACGCGTTATAACTGTACATCAGCATCACCTATGACTAAAGCCAGGTCTACAGACACGTTAGTAAACGTAGCAGCTCCTAAGGCGATGCCTAACGAACTCAGAGCTGTCATTAAGCCTAGTGGCCTAGGAGCGGGCTCCAAATCACCGACTGCCCGAGCAAGTGCTCAAATGGCATCTCCGCAAGCGGTTGAATAA
- a CDS encoding murein transglycosylase domain-containing protein, with the protein MKKVLALTIASQFALGTAYASTATLFDELSQEMQGYDSKKQSSPNSSLEQTEFEKFKAQHLGEYEQFVEQHLAEYDAFRDELIKEWGEAKVASKSEYVTYSEDNRARLEVDFERNEVVLSIRHEGAGAPSKSEIQREFERFRQSESALMQSFFNGDNASLDKATIQDYEIDRNLKVNAIIDAKAKIKQQTLEQKQLLEKKADDRLALPDSSEVEVEGKLVKDKAKLEQLEVKRIQNLAQSVRQIAGKNDGKVTKVTIKLPQGSLAKKRASNYTENIAKHSERFEIEPSLVLAVMHTESHFNPLAKSHIPAYGLMQVVPTSAGVDVNRFLFKIDAPMSAPYLYVVNNNIEAGTAYLHLLNDRYLSQIKDPLSRKYCMIAAYNTGAGNVARVFNTNNSRNIRAAAKVINSLPPERVLEALQTGLPYDETKHYLKKVLTAEKLYI; encoded by the coding sequence GTGAAGAAAGTACTAGCACTAACAATCGCTTCTCAATTCGCACTAGGTACTGCTTATGCAAGTACTGCGACACTTTTTGATGAGTTGTCACAAGAGATGCAGGGTTATGATAGCAAAAAGCAATCTAGCCCTAATTCGAGCTTGGAACAAACTGAATTTGAAAAATTTAAAGCTCAGCATTTGGGTGAATACGAGCAGTTTGTTGAGCAGCATTTAGCAGAGTACGACGCGTTTAGAGATGAATTAATTAAAGAGTGGGGCGAAGCAAAGGTAGCGTCAAAAAGTGAGTATGTAACTTACTCTGAAGATAACCGCGCTCGTCTTGAAGTTGACTTCGAACGCAATGAAGTTGTTTTGAGTATTCGTCATGAAGGCGCAGGTGCACCATCAAAGTCTGAGATACAACGTGAGTTTGAACGCTTCAGGCAGTCTGAAAGTGCTTTAATGCAAAGTTTTTTTAATGGTGATAATGCATCTCTAGATAAAGCGACTATTCAAGACTATGAAATAGATAGAAATTTGAAAGTTAATGCTATCATCGATGCAAAAGCGAAAATAAAGCAACAAACTCTTGAGCAAAAGCAACTATTAGAAAAAAAAGCGGACGATCGGTTGGCGTTGCCAGATTCGAGTGAAGTTGAGGTAGAAGGCAAGCTTGTTAAAGACAAGGCTAAACTAGAGCAACTTGAAGTCAAACGTATACAAAATCTTGCGCAATCTGTGAGGCAAATTGCAGGGAAAAATGACGGAAAAGTCACGAAAGTGACGATTAAGCTGCCTCAGGGAAGTCTGGCCAAAAAGCGAGCTTCAAATTACACAGAGAATATTGCCAAGCACAGTGAACGATTCGAGATTGAGCCAAGCTTGGTATTGGCGGTAATGCACACAGAGAGCCACTTTAACCCACTTGCGAAATCGCATATTCCTGCCTACGGCTTAATGCAGGTTGTACCAACCAGCGCTGGCGTTGATGTTAATCGCTTTTTATTTAAGATTGATGCGCCTATGAGTGCACCATATTTGTATGTGGTGAATAATAATATTGAAGCTGGTACTGCGTATCTGCATTTATTAAATGACAGATATCTAAGTCAGATAAAGGATCCTTTAAGTAGAAAGTACTGCATGATTGCAGCTTACAATACAGGCGCGGGAAATGTCGCGAGAGTTTTCAATACGAACAATTCTCGGAATATTCGCGCTGCGGCCAAAGTGATTAACTCTTTGCCTCCAGAGCGCGTTTTAGAGGCACTGCAAACAGGATTACCTTATGATGAGACTAAGCACTATCTTAAAAAGGTATTAACGGCCGAAAAACTATATATTTAA
- a CDS encoding penicillin-binding protein activator LpoB has translation MKCNKTLLKLTPLFVACTLALSGCSSTKVQRVDANQEVALSDKWNAKDSQLVAEAMINDMLSFPWVNDHLQREGSKPAIIIQSVRNKSHQHIAVDTFLNDLKRSILRSGQADFVANKDVRREIREERKDQELNSSLETQNEMGQEYGADYALSGTINSFVDEQGGDRVTFYQVDLRLIDMTTNREVWNGQKKIQKLQERSRFGF, from the coding sequence ATGAAATGTAATAAGACCTTACTAAAACTTACTCCACTATTTGTAGCTTGTACGCTTGCTCTTTCTGGTTGCTCATCAACCAAAGTTCAGCGAGTTGATGCAAATCAAGAGGTTGCATTATCTGACAAGTGGAATGCAAAGGACTCTCAACTCGTTGCTGAAGCCATGATCAATGACATGTTAAGTTTTCCATGGGTAAACGATCACTTACAAAGAGAGGGCTCTAAACCTGCTATTATCATCCAATCGGTACGCAACAAATCGCATCAGCACATCGCTGTAGATACTTTTTTGAATGATTTAAAACGTTCAATACTGCGTAGCGGTCAAGCAGATTTCGTAGCAAACAAAGATGTACGTCGCGAAATACGTGAAGAGAGAAAGGACCAAGAGCTGAACTCAAGTCTAGAAACTCAAAATGAAATGGGGCAAGAATACGGCGCTGATTATGCACTTTCAGGCACTATCAACTCTTTCGTTGATGAGCAAGGTGGTGATCGTGTCACGTTTTATCAAGTTGACTTGCGCTTAATAGACATGACTACAAACCGTGAGGTATGGAATGGACAGAAGAAAATACAGAAACTACAGGAACGTTCACGTTTTGGCTTCTAA
- a CDS encoding LPP20 family lipoprotein: MKLKSLLTTVLVTGILAGCSSTQEQSASQSKVNIPDWVLNPTIENGIAAADCVKFSGNISIDQKSSVANARLALAQQIETRIEGLDKTFANRTDANDDTTVGSTFSSVSKQLTKQTLNGSRVNRADVVEIGGKDYYCSLVVLSPQLTQSLFKDVIKESKKELNPQDEKFLYQEFKAYKAEKDLEKEIARLTN; this comes from the coding sequence ATGAAACTTAAATCGCTACTTACAACTGTGCTTGTTACAGGGATCCTAGCAGGTTGTAGCTCTACACAAGAACAGTCTGCTTCTCAATCAAAAGTAAATATTCCAGATTGGGTTTTAAATCCAACAATTGAGAACGGTATCGCTGCGGCTGATTGTGTTAAATTCTCTGGTAATATTTCAATCGACCAAAAAAGTTCAGTCGCTAATGCTCGACTTGCATTGGCACAGCAAATAGAAACGCGCATTGAGGGTTTGGACAAAACATTTGCAAACCGTACGGATGCTAACGATGATACTACAGTTGGGTCGACATTCAGTTCGGTATCAAAACAACTTACAAAGCAAACACTTAACGGCTCACGTGTAAATAGAGCAGATGTGGTTGAGATCGGCGGTAAAGACTATTATTGTTCTCTAGTCGTATTATCCCCACAATTAACACAGTCGCTATTCAAAGATGTTATCAAAGAGAGCAAAAAAGAACTCAACCCTCAAGATGAAAAGTTTTTATATCAAGAGTTCAAAGCATATAAAGCTGAAAAGGACTTAGAAAAAGAAATTGCTAGATTGACAAATTAA